Genomic segment of Desulfomonile tiedjei:
GACGGCCTGGGGGATACCACCCTCTATCTCAAATATCAATTCCAGGAAGAGACCGCGTCCCTCCCCACCTGCACCGCGCTCACCGGGTTCGGGTTCCCCACCGGCCACCACCGCCATCTTAATCCCTCGAATTTGAGAACGGATCTCTTGGGAACCGGCGCTTACACCTTCACCGCGGGGCTGAATCTCTCCAAATGGTACAGTCCCGTTTATCTTTACGCCAACCTATGGTACACCGTGCCCACCACCGCCACCGTGGACGGCGTGCACATTCACGATCGGGACCTGGTGACCCTGAATCTGGCTGCGGAATGGGTGCTTACCCACCAATGGGCGCTGCTCCTGGAGTTTTACAGCAACTGGCAGGCGGGAACCCTCCTGGGCCCCAAATCGCAACAGCCGGCCCAGGCCCTGCTGGGCATGGCGTGGGCGTTGGAATATAATTGGAATGACCGTTGGAGCTTCGCCGGGGGCCTGGCCGTGGACCTGGCCGGGAAAAATACGGTGTATAATTATACTCCCATTGTGACCTGTAAATATAATTTCTAAATATCGTGTATGCAGGTTGGAGGCGAGAGTAAGCAGTGAGCAGTGAGCAGTAAAAAATAAGGCCTCTTGGGGCACTCTCTTTTTACTGCTTACCGCTCACTTCCTGGCCCTCCTCCCGCCACCAGCTTCAACCTGCATAAGGAAACCCTATGGACAAACAACGTGTGGTCATCATCGGCGCGGTGGCTCTGGGGCCCAAGGTGGCCTGCCGCCTGAAGCGCCTGCGCCCGGAATTTGAAGTCACCATGGTGGACCAGGATGAGTATATTTCCTACGGCGGCTGCGGCATTCCCTATTATATCTCCGGCGACCTCAGCGATATCAAGGAGCTGATGTCCACCAGCTTTCACATGCT
This window contains:
- a CDS encoding transporter; this encodes DGLGDTTLYLKYQFQEETASLPTCTALTGFGFPTGHHRHLNPSNLRTDLLGTGAYTFTAGLNLSKWYSPVYLYANLWYTVPTTATVDGVHIHDRDLVTLNLAAEWVLTHQWALLLEFYSNWQAGTLLGPKSQQPAQALLGMAWALEYNWNDRWSFAGGLAVDLAGKNTVYNYTPIVTCKYNF